One Hordeum vulgare subsp. vulgare chromosome 4H, MorexV3_pseudomolecules_assembly, whole genome shotgun sequence DNA window includes the following coding sequences:
- the LOC123448530 gene encoding uncharacterized protein LOC123448530, whose translation MNFSVGAGCSGDGGGEGGRVQAERWLEIAAKLLAARDLVGCKRFAERAVEADPLLSGADELLAVADVLLASQAMLYTGEPDPFAVLQVPSKTTDHGAISRAFRRLALLLQSSNPHPGADVALRIVNDAYALLSDPSRRPLRSTPTSIPSGAPSQPAAAAAEAADFWTACPFCCYVHQYPRELVGRALKCPNESCRRGFVAVEIPTQPTIVPGTEMYHCAWGFFPLGFPNSADLGGNWKPFYKVFPWNNAPSGGGAIGRNYSNHGGGSNDRQPQNGSARGGSSRGRVKKTTARKKVGTGPKRRSFGGGVESGIDASMLGQDGWAEGEDGEGGQREEVRGININEEAQATDGTCRANVTGGVEDLGSFHLDVDPTEDILGNLGNLHNLPFLRVDNLGRML comes from the coding sequence ATGAACTTCTCCGTTGGCGCCGGCTGTAGTGGGGACGGCGGAGGCGAGGGCGGGAGGGTGCAAGCGGAGCGATGGCTGGAGATTGCGGCAAAGCTCCTCGCTGCGCGCGACCTCGTTGGCTGCAAGCGCTTCGCCGAGCGCGCGGTGGAGGCGGATCCGCTTCTCTCCGGCGCTGACGAACTCCTCGCCGTCGCTGACGTTCTCCTCGCCTCTCAGGCGATGCTCTATACCGGAGAGCCTGATCCGTTCGCCGTCCTCCAGGTGCCCTCCAAAACCACCGACCACGGCGCCATCTCCCGCGCCTTTCGCcgcctcgcgctcctcctccaatccAGCAACCCCCACCCCGGTGCGGATGTGGCCCTCCGCATCGTCAACGACGCCTACGCACTCCTCTCTGATCCATCACGCCGGCCATTGCGTTCTACACCTACCAGCATCCCTTCTGGTGCTCCCTCTCAGCCAGCCGCTGCTGCGGCTGAGGCGGCGGACTTCTGGACGGCGTGCCCGTTCTGCTGCTACGTCCATCAGTACCCGCGTGAGCTAGTTGGCCGCGCGCTCAAGTGCCCAAACGAGTCTTGCCGCCGGGGGTTTGTGGCTGTTGAGATCCCTACACAGCCGACCATCGTGCCGGGCACCGAGATGTACCACTGTGCTTGGGGGTTCTTCccccttggtttccccaactcggcGGATCTGGGTGGCAACTGGAAGCCATTTTACAAGGTCTTCCCTTGGAACAATGCACCAAGTGGTGGGGGTGCCATTGGTAGGAACTATAGTAACCATGGTGGAGGCAGCAATGACCGGCAGCCACAGAATGGGAGCGCTCGTGGTGGATCATCCAGAGGTAGGGTCAAGAAGACAACTGCTCGCAAGAAGGTTGGGACGGGGCCCAAGAGGCGTTCATTTGGTGGTGGTGTGGAGAGCGGCATTGATGCATCGATGCTTGGACAGGATGGGTGGGCTGAGGGTGAGGATGGTGAAGGTGGACAGCGGGAGGAGGTAAGAGGGATTAACATAAATGAGGAGGCACAGGCTACAGATGGTACTTGCAGGGCCAATGTCACAGGAGGAGTTGAGGACCTGGGCAGTTTCCATTTGGATGTTGATCCGACAGAGGATATACTAGGGAATCTGGGAAATTTACACAACTTGCCGTTCTTGAGGGTGGATAATCTTGGGAGGATGCTGTAA